The window CTTGAGAATTTCCTCCAGAAGATCTTGTTTTAAACCAGCTCTTTCGAGACATACGTCACTGATTACGCCTGCTCCAAATCTGTTCAGACTGAGATTTTCCATTGTACTCAACAGGTGTCCTATTCCGGTGTGGTCATTTCCGGAAACTGGCGAGAAATTAGGGGCAATAGGCTTGGCGTTTCTACGCCCTTCGGCAGAAGCAGCACATCCGAGACCCATGTTAGCGTAATTTTCGAAGGTGCCGCACCCCGCATCCATAATGATATTGAAATCCTTTCCGTACTTCTCTTTCATGGAGTTTCCGGAATATCCCGCAAGACTCCTGAGGGCGATAATTTTCTCTCGCTCCTGCTCATTTTTTGGTTCGTACAGAAATACGTAATCGGCAAGCTTTTTGGCTTTATCTACGGCATCGTAGAACTCGTCCAGGAGCCATTTCATGATATCATCCACATGAAAATCTTTGTTTCCGAATTTTGGCGATCCCAGAACATCTCGCAGCATTGGGTCTTCTCCGCCGTAGAAGTCATTTTTCAGGATTTCCGCCATCTTAGGCAGGGAATAAACCTTTTTTTCATATACCCACTCATTTATGGCTGCCAGGGAATTGGCACAATTGGGCATGGCATCAGCGATGATGCCACCCAAAATATAATCTGTTCCGCCCCAGGTCTTATCGACACCTTTCTCAAGACAACCGCTCATAAAAGCTGACAGTAAGGGTGTGGGAACACATGATCCCGGGACTGTGTAAAAGCTATAGAGCTTCAAGGCAGCCTGATCAGTGAAAAATCTTATATGGAATTTTACTAATTCCATCAAATGTTTGAAGCTCTCGATCTTGTCGCAAAAATCGAACTCACCGTTGGTATCTGTCAAATAACCCATTTTTTGGCCTCTTAAATATTGAGGGTTGTTGGTAAGCAAGGCCCCACCATTGATCGCACACTCCAGGACCGTCAGCATGTTGATCATCTGAAAAGTCCAGTCGTTCTTGGCGTTGAGGATCGGCTCCCAGCATCCGTCAGCTACATAATCCCGAGCCTCTTCCAAAGGAATACCCAAAGAAGATAGGGCTGGGATGATAGTTTCGTCATTGTAGATATTGGGCAAGCCACAATCGCTCTCCATCAGAGTCTGTGCAGACTTCTCCCAAAGCTTTTGAGGGCTATCTTTATGGAGACGGACATACAGGGTAGGTGTGAACAAACCCAGGTCAGCATAAGCTTCCAGGAAGAGGTATGTACATTTATTCGTCGCATCTTTGCCATCTCTGGTTTTTCCCCCTACCACAATGCTCTGCAGATAGTTATTTGCTGATGCATACTGGTCTATAACAATAGGATTAATCGACAAAGATGCGCCAAAGTCCATGTGATCCATCTTCTCAAAGTAATTAGGGTTAAGGTTTAACCGTCCGGCAGCTTTAATTATGAAACACTCCAGGAGTTCCAGTGCACGCTTTTCATCGATTCTGCCTTCCTTTATGTCTCTCTCATAGAATGGCTCCAAAATCTGGTCCAGACGTCCGAGAGATACGAAATTCAAAGTAGAATGCAAGGCAAGATGGACGAACCAGATGCTTTGAAGAGCCTCGTATAAGGTTTCTGCCGGTTCATTGGGCACTTTTTTGCAGATTTCGGCGATCTTTTTCAGCTCGTTCTTTCTAATTTGATCCTCCTCTTTTTTTGCTTCATCTTCTGCCAATTTGGCAAACTCGTTTGCGTATTCCACAACAGCCTCCAAGCAAATGCGTACTGCTTTGTAAAAGGCCAACTTATCATCGGGTTGGTCCATCATTCCCGAAAGTTTATCAGGTTTCAAACTGTTTTGTAGTTCCATTTTTAAAGGGTCTATCTTGTTATCACAAATTTGGATAATTCCCTTCAGCCCTTTGTTAACAACTATTTTGTAATCCGCAACATTATGTCCAAACACCGAATTTGTAGAATCCTGACTGGTGGAGGAACTCACTCTTTTTTCCACTTCGGTCATATATTCAGGGAATACTTTTCCAAGTCCAAGAGAACCCAGAGGCATTATACCGACGATCAGTTCGCCGGGCAGGATCTCAAAGGTGCGAGTGTTCTTAGAATTTTGGGGTGTGGTCATAGCCTTAAGCATCGCCTTAGAAGCCAGTGACCTGCGTACGATGACAGGTATATCTTCATAATCTCTATAGTCTTTGTCCTTATAGTCGACTGCTAAATTTGTTGGAAACATATCCAGAGTAAACCACTCACCTGAGCGGTCTGACTCACCGTGTTTAAGCAATTCGTCCAACAAATCCTGTACACGTTTTGTTGAACCTCTCCTTTGTTCCATATTCATTTTGCTCCCTCCTGTTAAATACGACTTTATGTTTTATTTTACAATAAACAACATAATATAAAATATTTTCGAAAAATTTATATTTAGTCTAACAAATAATAAACTTTTTATATCAAATATGTGGTGGACTCAACCGACAATTTTAGTCACAAATCCTCGTTTG of the ANME-2 cluster archaeon genome contains:
- a CDS encoding formate acetyltransferase → MNMEQRRGSTKRVQDLLDELLKHGESDRSGEWFTLDMFPTNLAVDYKDKDYRDYEDIPVIVRRSLASKAMLKAMTTPQNSKNTRTFEILPGELIVGIMPLGSLGLGKVFPEYMTEVEKRVSSSTSQDSTNSVFGHNVADYKIVVNKGLKGIIQICDNKIDPLKMELQNSLKPDKLSGMMDQPDDKLAFYKAVRICLEAVVEYANEFAKLAEDEAKKEEDQIRKNELKKIAEICKKVPNEPAETLYEALQSIWFVHLALHSTLNFVSLGRLDQILEPFYERDIKEGRIDEKRALELLECFIIKAAGRLNLNPNYFEKMDHMDFGASLSINPIVIDQYASANNYLQSIVVGGKTRDGKDATNKCTYLFLEAYADLGLFTPTLYVRLHKDSPQKLWEKSAQTLMESDCGLPNIYNDETIIPALSSLGIPLEEARDYVADGCWEPILNAKNDWTFQMINMLTVLECAINGGALLTNNPQYLRGQKMGYLTDTNGEFDFCDKIESFKHLMELVKFHIRFFTDQAALKLYSFYTVPGSCVPTPLLSAFMSGCLEKGVDKTWGGTDYILGGIIADAMPNCANSLAAINEWVYEKKVYSLPKMAEILKNDFYGGEDPMLRDVLGSPKFGNKDFHVDDIMKWLLDEFYDAVDKAKKLADYVFLYEPKNEQEREKIIALRSLAGYSGNSMKEKYGKDFNIIMDAGCGTFENYANMGLGCAASAEGRRNAKPIAPNFSPVSGNDHTGIGHLLSTMENLSLNRFGAGVISDVCLERAGLKQDLLEEILKQFVDVKGNIISITIADHDDFVKIYDLCEDVRNGLKDQRVLEKYNQISVRVGGFQAPFVTLTKEQQEDYLKRSISWV